A stretch of DNA from Tubulanus polymorphus chromosome 6, tnTubPoly1.2, whole genome shotgun sequence:
AACTCGCAGAAGTGTTGAAGGCTCCACCAAATCGATCACAATTGATCATTGCTAGGATTCGAAAGCACTCTCATAATTGATGGTCTTTATAAGGACAATAAGAGTTTGTAGAGGATTTCACATGTAagttttttgatatcatttccaattaaaagTTGTGATCAAAATATTCTCATGAGAACTTTTCTTTGTCTGTGGTCTCTCATAAGAAAATCAACAGTTCAAACTTTGGCATGTCATGATCAGTGTGGGGTAGAGGTTAAAAGGAATTAGACAGTTACTCTAATAGACACAAAtaccaaatttttttggaGATGCTCAGCAAGATACAAGGGTACTCACTTTTTTCCAAGGAAGCGTTTTGATTCCATAATCATACAATATTTCTTCATGGGGTAAATATTCCTGGTTGCATAGATTGCTAGCTTCGGAATCCCACCTACTGCTTCAACTATCACTTTCGCATTTTTCACTACCTTGTCCATGGTTGATAAGGTGTCCAACTTCTTTCAGCTGAGGTTCAGAATCATCTGGTTCTGCTGTAACATCAACAGGAAAAAAACCTAATTGTCATGATTTGAATTTGCAATCAAATAGCTTACACGTTCGTcgaaacatttaaacattcagCCCGAGATTGTTTCTCATTCAACTCCTTTGATAAGGATTAAAACGgcgaaaaattatgaaatgatTGTAGTAAAGACGAATCAATTTCAGGGTTCGAATTTCAGgattttatcagaactatgGTTTCTTTTTAGATCCATTTTTAGTATTTTCCATTCAGAAACTATTTCTGATATCTTGCAACTATTTGACTCAATAGCATCTCGGAAATGATTAACAagaatttttatttcacaatTACCATAGTCGGCTAACTCTTTCTTGTTGTCCATTGGCCAGTTCACTGGATCAATTATACTCatggatttcaaaatgttgttgttttcaaaatctttGCATCTGCTATCCATGCATTGGCTAATCTTACAAATTATGTTCTGTCTATCCCTTGTAATATCACTATCTAACTGTTCGTAACTTTCTATTTCAGACTGACGGAATAAACGCAAATACAAACTTTTAATTGCATCCATTGTTACATCGATATCTAAAGATACACGGGCAATAGATCTTTTCTCACACTGAATTGATAGTTGTGATAAAGCATCAAGATAGAAGTGACAATATAGACGAAACTTATCTGTGCTTAAATTCTTTAGGTAACCCTTGACTTTTGCAATATCAGCAGCCTTAATGTCACTGCGTTCACCAGAAGCAAGATCTTCCATGTGCATAACAATTGTGGAGAGATTTCTTATAGCCTCCAGTGCAGTTTTCTTATGGTCCACCCATCGTGTGCCAGTCGATCTAGGTGGCTTTAGTACTTTAGTACCAGATCTTTCGCCCAATGACTTCAGTTCTCTCCATCTCTTAGCGCTATTATCATAGAAGTAGTATGTGCGCATTAACAGCTCGTCAACAACCTGAATAGACATAAAAATAACCTTTTCATTATTCTGactaaagatttattcatCTTGATGTGCCACCAAAGTAAATCAAAGAAATAGATTAAGGAAATTTAAGCACTAAGTATTGATACTGTGTGAGTTTCACCTGTAAAATTTCATGGGTTAGTGAAATTGTGATGACTTACGGTGGAAAAATAGCTAGTCTTGAAAGAATCTTTTATAGCCAACTCTAACCTGTGTGTGACACAGTGTATTGGAACCAGCCATGGCTCGTCATCCATCAGTCGCGTCAAGATTACAGTCCAACAACCAAAATTTACACTAGCACCATCCGCAGCTGCTGTCACTACAGTTTTTAAGTCGAGCTTGTGTTCCTCGCATGTCTTTCGTATCGATTGATATAATGTCCCTGAATCAGCATATTCAACATGTGATAaccagaaaaataaatttgttaattgttgaaaaatatcattaggTTTGTTATCtttaaatattctataatttCGAGGCTTACCTGAGCAATTTTTGCTGGATGACTCATTAACATACTGGATGCAAATAACCTCCTTTTCATTGTTTGCTTTGTCACAGGAGCCGTCGAATTGGAGCGAAAAATAGGTATTTTTTGCTTCTATGTCTTTTAGCATTGGACCTTTCATGTATGAACCAATTTCGCGTATGAAGTTCATGCACTGTTTATCATTACAGTAAGTTTCTCCTAAATCGACACCGTGACGTTTTTCCAGTTCTATTCGTTTCTTTAATTGAGAAAACGGTAGTTCGCCAAATGCAACCGTGTATGCAATATCGAAAAGCTTGCACATGCGGCGCTGTGTCAATTCGTCCATATGACTGACTTGACTATCGGCCTTTCAGCAAAATCTACAGCcagatttttttcattttgcattTGTCTCAAAGCAGCCAAATGACCTGCACTCTTTCCATGATCAACAGCATTAACCTTTTTGACTGATTTTGTTCCAGTGATATATGCCATGGAATCATTAATTTGTGTTTGCCCGAAATGGTGGGTTTTATAGCTCTGAACAGTAGCTGAATACTGACGACAGATTTTGCACCGAATTTCCTCTACAAGTCCTCCTTCTATTTCGTTAAACGCGATATAATCTAGGCCCCATTTCTTGACAGTTTGCGAACGAACTAGTCATTTTTTTTCACTGAATCAATGGTACTCGTGGTCGGATCTGGTAGAGATTTCGGTGCTGTTGGTATTGTCAATGTGCTGATGGCAATTTCCTCTGAAGGTTTCGGTTTTTTGAATCCCCATAGagtatttttttttactttgatCAATCGGCCGTTTTAAAATTTCAGGGGGCATGATCTCTTGAATATTTTACAGTAGACAAAAGCAGACGAAATTAATAGCAGCCGACTATTTTgttagatggcagcactgtatGGTTATTTAATACGAAGCAGCTACTCGTACGGACCCGTACGAATAATTCCGTAGGCTATTCGTACGCACCCGTCGGATTACTCTGGAATTATGTGTACGGgaagggatagggttagggtgaggtgaggctatatgtagttaaaacatttgacCGACTgtcagcgagctcggtggtctagtggtatgatgctgcgctagtaatttactggcccgggttcgagtcacGCTCTATCCGctatttttctctaactctattctccacacttcccttgaattttctaagtcgtgtACCTCTGTACGCATGCGCGGCGTTAatcggccaatcagcgacagtTATTACCGTACAGATCCTAGTCCCGTACGAACAGCCTCCAGAGTAATCCGTACGGGTCTGTACGAGTAGCCACAgcgtattcaatattagagtTGGCAGCACTGTATGGTTATTTAATATTagaggtggcagcaccatatgGCCATTTATTATTTGAGGTGGCAGCACAGGAGAGTATGGCAGTACAAATTTAACAGACAACTAACTTACGATAGCTGACATGGAAACGTGATTTGTTGCAGTTTTTTTTGGATAAACACGTCTGACGTCTGCCGTCAgtaattgaaattgtcaacGGCACTTCTTAGAAATTTATTAGACGGCATTTTGTAGCCGTCAGTACAAAAATACATCAACGGCTGTTTACTAAACATCGTCGGCAAAAGCCATCGTGAAATTTGAACCCTGATTTTTTGTCCAATAATATCGCAAAAGGACTACTGACACTGAGGCCAATCCGTTCAAGAATGAGTACACACTTTATGAGAGatacaaaatatattcacCGAAAACTCTTTTTATATGTAAAGTAGAAGCGATAAATACTTTCAGATGTTTGGCTCTCCTCTTTGCTTCTTCACCAGATACAAGATCTCCGACATACCCACAAATCACAAAAGGAGGAAGGAGTTTATGGGTTAAGGGTTGACCTGCTCCTTAGAGCACACTTATATgatcataattttcaaaatataaatccTTTCTGCTGTTATTGTAATAGATGGTATTATGGCGTCGACTGTAAGCATTTCCTCATACAGTGCAAGCATAACACTCATAAAAACCAATATTGCAAACTTCTTCTGAAACTTGACAAAATCTCTTTGTTACCAAGTTGGAATCAGTACTTATCGTATTATAAGGGTTTTTGCCGCTCCCGCAGAAACCCTGTTGTAATTATGCTGATTATTgttaatattattaaaatcacgCGCTGGTAACAGCGAACTAGGATGTAGAATCTATGCAGAAATCAATGCAGGAATCATCGTCCGTTGATAAAAGAACATCCTGATATGCCTACAAATAACTGTACGACCTTGAGCGTCAAATCAAGTGTGAAACACGGATTCAGACTAACAACAGTGCGCTTGCGACAATTCTCGGAATCTGATTCACATATCAGTGATTCAAAAATTTGCCATTTTGATGTCGCAAATTACGTTATCGGATTGATATTAGTCTCGATACCTCATTTCCCGCGAACTGTTTAATCCATCTGTGATTCAAAAAGCCACGTTTGGTACCACTACTATGACTTCTGTTTGGGGGATGAAATCAACATTACCTAAATCAAAGACGTTGATGCAGTTTATGTCACATCATGTTCGAATCCTGACTATGCAAAAATTTTGTTACTGTAATTATGAAGGTAGATCAACCTATTATTAACGAAATCACGGATCAAAACACGCACGGAGAGCATGTGTGACATACaagttcatacaactgcctCAGGGGGATTTTGAAAGCACCATATATGCGGTTAAGTCGTTTTGACTAGACTTGATACAACAGTACTTTTTACGAGGGGACCTTTATGGACCCACATATCCAGCATATTGTTGACCCAGGTTGGGCTTCTTGGAAATAGTCATGTTATGGActttttagaattatttcgatgaaatctttgTACGCTTCCTAGTGCAACATATGAAGCAGTTGGGCAGAAACCTGTTATCgctgcagctatatttttatgattttctttttttaggaATTGTTAAAAGGGGGAGCAGATGTAGATAAAAGTCATATGAGTATTGGAATGTCAATGATGAGTTCGCCCCTACACATCAGTGCCATATATGgatatttcaattgtttctTCGCTCTGATCGTTGCCGGTGCTGACCCGAATAATTGTACAAATAACCACCGCGGGACAATCTATCATTCGTTGGTTAAGTATGACTCGGCAAATGTAAAATTTGTAGAACTGCTGTATGAAAGTGGTGCAGATGTCTACGTTACCAATGACCAAGGCAAATTCCCCCATGATATCGTTGAATGTGATCTTAATCCAACTGCTGCATTCATCCAACTCATATTCAGTAAGTTTGCTAAAGCttattatatcattttgaatacatgtatttttctaaGGTGTCCTTGTTGGACACAACCATATAATGAGCAAATTCTGGGCGAGTAGTTAGCTTTCATTAAGTGCCACCCATGTTGTGGGTTATTCATTATGTTAGTTATGGTTGTCTACTTAGAATACTGGTACTCTGAATTAATTGTAAGTGAAATATAGGGATGAAGCCATGGATTTTTGATTGGTCGGACAagtaccaaatttttttgggCGCACATAGTGGTGGCGAGCAGCACAGCTTCTGGAGCTCAAAAATGGAACTTCATTTCTCCAAACTTACTCTTGCTTGGTAGTTAACATAATGCAGAAtttaaaaagtcaaatttaagTATTGTTTTTCATCACTAAAACACTCATGAAAattgattctttcaactcttTCAGTGCTTATGTGATGTGAGAAAAACCCTCAGAGTGCCTATCATTTTTACTAAAGTGTAGGAAAATCAGTGGTCAGGCCAGTGTCGCTTATGTCTGGGTGGCAAAGTGCTCAGAAGATCATGAAGAGTTCTATTATACCATTTGCACTGTCCATTGCTCTATGTTCGATCGATGTACATATCACTGTACATGTTCAATCAATGCTGATTCAAAGGCCGATCCTTGGTCCGAATGAATTTGAAGAGGTACACCATACTTAACAAACCATTCACTGAAAATGCCTTGGCTGTGGTGTCGGCTGACTGATCCAAGGTAGTAACGGCTTGAGCTTACTTCGTGGAGACATCAGTCATCACAAGTACATCTATTTTCCAGCTGCAGGATTGATCGAGCACCATGAATTCAATGGCCAACACTTCCAGTGGATTCTTTGCCAAGAGATGTCCCATAGGCGGTCTTATTTTAGGTAATGGTCCCTTTGCAAGGATGCTGTATTcacaatttttacattgtgGTTCAACTCCAACACTTAGTCCTGGCCAATAACAACGTGCCTGAGCAAGCTTCAATGTTCTCTCAAATGCCTGATGCCGGTGTTTGTTATGAAGTGCGTCGAGAATGTGAGATCTCATAGCTTTGGTATCAGCAGTTGTTTTATTTCACCGTATTCCAGATGCCTGATGTGCCTATACGAAACACCATCCTTGATGGGTCTGATCTTATCCCATTAATTCATATACCCATAACTTCTCTTCCTTCTCGTCTCCTCTCAGGCGAATTTAGAACTAACCCTGATATTTGTATACTTGGTCTCTCTTACAGGGTTCGTCGCGGTGCTTGAAAAGCTTGAAATGACTtaaatttgcgaaatactACTCAAGCGCTTGAAAACAGCTTGAAAATAGATCGAAAGCTtgatatgattatttttgacttggaataaaaagatatggcttgaaatgcttgattatcacaaattttcttattcgcaaatttttttcgatgaaatcgcgGACAGAATATGTTCTTGAGTCGTTTCTACGCGTGCATCATGTTTTAGGCATccataaagaaattaattgaattgtattgaatCGCGAGACTCGCTTGCACTGCGATTTGTGGTGAAACTCTCCGGTGTCTGGAGACATGAACATATGGGGAAATTTCAGTCATGCATGTTATCGAGCATCGATGTAAAATGGCATTGGAATCCCACACCAGGTGTGAGAGCCATGTTGAAGGCACCGCGACCTAGTCAAAGTCATTGAACATTACAAATTTCGTATAAGGCCATCCAAAAATAAACGTCTGTTTGCCGTcacccgaccgacccgacttcaaaggtaccgagtggaaacttttttcttggattcattgaaataaattttatttttgatacaaatggCCGACCCACTGCCGATGTATGAGCTACGTTTGTTTGAAGTtaagtgtgcatcgtgtgaaaacatgcctcgaCTATAGTtgaagttttccaggaaactggcagtgttccaataagctgccattcattctttGTGACTGTATTAAAGCTGGTAATGTTATAGCGTGCTTATATTCAatctactgtttcattttgaacgcAGATTTGGGATATTGTTTCCACTAAAAGAGGTGATGAaaaatttgttgttttttttttgctccaaaattttgcaaaaaaattgattctaCCTACCTAATGACTGGTCCAAAAAATTTTAGTAGGTGTAACGGCAAAACAGACAATTAATTTGGGATTGCCtaatatccaaatcttgattgatatggATATTTAAGCTAGGAAATGCTGAAAATCATTGTGATAAACGGGTTTCATCTCTAAAAGGATCGTATCAACTCAGAGGTTCCACTggaatcaaaattttacctcttttttaacatttttatgcGAACCTGTTAAAAATAGGCAAATTGGCTGCAACTAtcgaaaattgcttccaacgtgcCTTAAAAAATAGCTTGAAAATAGTATAAATCTAGCTTGAAATAGCTTGAATTTCACCTGAGCTTGAGACAATGAACCCTGTCTTAATATATGGATCAGCTTTCTGTGCCTCCCTGACTTCTGCAGAAAAAAACGATGGAAACACATCTTGGACCTTTAAATAATCGATAACCAGATGAGTGACTTCCTGCAAACAGGTCTTTGCAACCAAAGCATGTATGATAGGTGGCAGAATTGGCGTTATTGGTTCGTCATTGACTGGTTATCGACTGAGTGCATCGGCAGGGACATTCTGTTTCCCTGGTTTGTACTTGATCTCTAAGTTTTACAATGCAATCCACCTCTGTACCATTGCTCCGAGTTAAGACTTTAGACTGCAAATAGCTCAAAGGGTTATTATCCGTGTACGCAATGAACTGAGCTTCGAAGAGATAATCCTTGAATTTCTCTGTGATCGCCCATATTTCCATcaagtactgtaccctttctggaaaatctggaaaatattttagttcaactgATCTGCCTATAGGCTCATTTCGCTCGGCGTATTATgcaactccaggtgctgtggatcaTGGTCATAGctgcctggatgctgattatactttgatcagcccggatactggttcagcacagtcgggtattcgtttgcctaagtccggtttggtggtcatgacgtcaatcctggacaatctGACCAGGGTTGATTCGTTTCAGGATTTGGCTCTTAAGGTGTTGACGGGCGAGCTTCACGCAACTCAGCCGTCAATGGGGGCTCCGACCTTgagtcagttgccctaaaactagagggaatggaccggattatccaatctttggctcATTCTGTTTCACATGTCATTCCGTTTTCGGTTCGAGGTCAGGCTAATCTTGTGTTagcctcccgtcagtcagtTATGGACTCCAGTTCCAAAGCTTGTCTACCAGATATGATGTCTAATTCATTACTGAGAGCTCAATTGGGGACATCTTCGTGTCTCTTCTCCAATTGGCGCGCTCCTGTTTTTGCCGAGCTAAGGAAGATTCGGGAGCTCCAGACCAAGTCCACCGCGTCAAGCCTCGTCTAGTCATAACAATTCCGGTTCATATGGGGGCAAGGGGAATgctccaaaaaggggctcttcctttTGGAAAAACTCGATGTGAATTCTTGGGACCAGTGGCAGGCAGCCACCCACTGGTCCGACCTTTTTAGAGATGGTTGGCCCTCCCGGGTCGTCTCACGTGGCTTCTGTTTGCATTCCTAAGGTGACTGCGCCTGACgaggtcacctcccgacatgcgACCAAAACTGggtcaggaggccttaatctctccggctctcaaggAATTGGCCAAGAAAGGAGTGATAGAACCAAATaaacttctcccggctggtCTTCTCGAATATTCATTGTACCAAAGGTCACAGCGGGGTCAATGGACGGAgatagatctgtcatccctcaatcggcacctagacattccaaCGTTCCGGATGACCAAACCCAGGGACGGgattcaagggctccgtccgggtcaatgggctgcttcattggacctgaaagatggttattttcaggttccatttcacccaaaatctcggcAATTTCTCAGGTTAAATTGGAAAGACCGCCAGTTCCAgttcaggtctcttccatttggcctcagtacggccccgtgagttttcaccaagttggcCAAGTCTgttcagaaggtacttcagtcCTCGGGTGCTCGACTGTTCATTTACCTCAACGACTGGTTGATAGTCGCAAACTCGGCTCAAGAATGTAgggaggcaatgacctcagtcttggacttagtccatcagctagggttccgcgtaaacagggaaagatctcagttgacgccggcccaacagttcacttatctcggcatggacttcTATCTTTgaatcggcaaagtctttccgtccatggctcgagtagccaaacttcaagaagctgtagcgggagttcCCACAACCCCGAGACCGCGCTTGCAACGATATTAgaaggtcttctggtctcCATAGAAGGGCAACTGGGAGACCTTGATTTGTgtacctccaaccgatctaagCCCAGATCTTCATTGGTGGGCAACAACTACGAATCTTCGTCGCAGGGTGTCTCTGGCCCCGTTAGAAgctccagttcgtgtattcacggatgccagtcaTCAAGGGTGGGGCGCATCTGGAGAACTGAGTCAAAGCCGGGAAGTGGTCTCGCTATAAGGCCAtcaaccacataaatttcctgGAACTGCTGGCCGTGTGTAAGGCCCTGAAGTTCATTCACAGGAGAGTAGAGGGCCACCACATTAGCCACGGACAGTTCAACAGTGAGGGTTTACCTTCAGAATcaagggggcactcactcagaaaccctcACGGATCCGTGAGCCAAAATTCTTCTTAGGTGCCAGGCAAAGGGCGTTtccctgactgtggcacatttagtagggaaaaggaacgtgatggTGGATGCTCTTTCTCGTCTAGGTCAGGCTGGCGACAGAATGAGTTCTCCACCAAGAGGTAGCCAATTGGGGCCCACGTAGCGGTCatttattccgctgctggatcacctGAAGGGTGTTATTTCTCGGGATTCAGTGgcccgatgggtctcttcactgatcagagacattttattgaaagagaATCTTTCCTCGAAGGTAgttgtttctcatcaagtgagtTCTATGGCTACATCTTGTGCAGACTTTTCGGGTGCTCCTTTGGAAGAAGTCTGTCGGGGCTGCCTTTTGAAAATCTCCATCAAAATGAACGTCCTTTTATTTACAggatgtttcaggccagttaggctcattagcATCGCTCGGTTCTGTCATTATGGCCcaaggtgtccgttctttTCGATCGGACTCTTCAGTGtagaatttttatttttgcattatcaggatcacGAGGGTTGTATCCGTGGACATAGTTTGAGCTCATATTCGCAAGtattaattttgcaaaattcggGGGCCCCTGAGCTGGACGGACTCGCTGTGGCCAATCGGTTTTCCCTAtgctacagtgctccattccttgcttgggtaagtgctc
This window harbors:
- the LOC141907099 gene encoding zinc finger protein 862-like — translated: MDELTQRRMCKLFDIAYTVAFGELPFSQLKKRIELEKRHGVDLGETYCNDKQCMNFIREIGSYMKGPMLKDIEAKNTYFSLQFDGSCDKANNEKEVICIQYVNESSSKNCSGTLYQSIRKTCEEHKLDLKTVVTAAADGASVNFGCWTVILTRLMDDEPWLVPIHCVTHRLELAIKDSFKTSYFSTVVDELLMRTYYFYDNSAKRWRELKSLGERSGTKVLKPPRSTGTRWVDHKKTALEAIRNLSTIVMHMEDLASGERSDIKAADIAKVKGYLKNLSTDKFRLYCHFYLDALSQLSIQCEKRSIARVSLDIDVTMDAIKSLYLRLFRQSEIESYEQLDSDITRDRQNIICKISQCMDSRCKDFENNNILKSMSIIDPVNWPMDNKKELADYGNCEIKILVNHFRDAIESNSCKISEIVSEWKILKMDLKRNHSSDKILKFEP